The stretch of DNA AGAGGATGAGCGGAAACTGCTTGGCGATCCCCTTTTCCACCGCCGCCTTCTGCACGGAGAAACCGATGTTGGGCACACGGAACTGCTTGGCGTCCGGCCGCGTCGGATACTTCGCCACCAGATCGACGCGCGGAGTGTAGATCGGCTCGCGGTGCACCGGGATTGGGTCCGGCAAGCCGAAAGCATTCATGCGCGCCTTGCCATTGCCGTAGGGAACACACCCGTGCTTGAGAGCCACGCGCTGGATTCCGCCCGACAGATCGAGCGCCCACGACACCGCGTCGGGATTGGCGGGATTGACCTTGTTGATGACTGCCATCTCGGCCTCGGTCAGATCCGTATCCCAGCCGAGTTTCTTGAGGCTCGCCAAGGTGAACTCCGGATAGCCATCCTGGATTCCGGAATCCTTGGAGTAGGAGCCATCCGCCAGCAGACTAACCTTTCGCGTCGAGCCGTCGGGAAGCTTGTCCTCGCGTTCGACGCCGAAACGCGGCCGGAACGTGCCGCCGCCGTCCATCACCGCGAGATTAGTGTTGTAGAGCAGCGGCGTGCCCGGATGCTTGACTTCCGGAGATCCCCAGCACGGCCAGGGCAGTCCGTAATAGTCGCCGCCGACTTCAGGATCGTCCTTAGGCGCCCGCATCGTCAGCATATCGAACTTCGCCTGGTTCTTCATATGCGCCTTGAGCCGCTCGGGCGATTGCCCGCAATAGCCGGTCGACCAGCTTCCGCGATTCATCTCGCGCAACACATCTTCGGCTTCCGGAAGATTATTCTCGACCTTGATGTTCTTGAACATCTTGTCGGCGAATCCGAGCTTCTGCGCCATCCTGTAAATGATCTCAAGATCGTCCTTCGATTCGAAGATCGGCTTGACGATCTGTTCGCCCCACTGCAGCGAGCGGTTTGAGGCAACGCGCGAACCCTTGCACTCGAATTGCGTGGCAACCGGGAGAATGTAGACGCCATCCTTGCGTCCCGCCTCCACGGAGAGCGAGGCCCAGGTGGTCGGATGCGGGTCGGCTATGACGAGCAACTCGAGCGCCTTGAGGCCGTTGAGGGATTCAGGAATACGCGTGATGCTGTTGCTGGCATGTCCCTGCACGAACACCGCCCGCACATTGTCTTTCTGCGCGACTTGATCTTTCGGCAGCGTCACCGCGTCAAACCAACGGGTGAGCGGGATGCCGGGGGTTTCCATGATCTGCTTGGAGTCGAAGCGCGACTTCAAGAACTCATAATCGACTTCCCAAACCCGCGACCAATGCTTCCAGGCACCTTCGACGAGGCCGTAATAGAACGGCAACGTGACGATATCGAGCCCGACGTCGGTTGCTCCCTGCACGTTGTCATGGCCACGGAAGATGTTGGCGCCGGCGCCGGCCTTGCCGACATTGCCGGTCATCAACAGGGCGATGCAACTCGCCCGCACGTTGGCGGTGCCGACGGTCTTCTGGGTCTGGCCCATGGCCCAGATCAGCGTTGCCGGCTTCTCCGTCGCAAACATCTTGGCGACGCGCTTGAGCTGTTCGCCAGGAACGCCGCTGACGCGCTCGACCTCTTCCGGATTCCACTTCTCCACTTCCTCACGGAGCTCGTCGAAACCGTAGACGCGCTGTTTGATGAACTCCTTGTCCTCCCAGCCGTTCTTGAGGATGTGCCACATCATGCCGTAGAGTATCGGGATGTCGGTGCCCGGCCGCATGCGCACATATTCGGTCGCGTGAGCCGCGGTTCGCGTCATGCGTGGGTCGATGACGATAAAGTTGGCCTTTTGAAGCTCCTTGCCCTCGAGCAGATGCTGCATCGCTATCGGATGCGCCTCGGCCGGATTGCCGCCCATAATGACCTGGGTTTTCGCATTGCGGATGTCATTGAAGCTGTTGGTCATCGCGCCGTAGCCCCAGGTGTTGGCCACGCCGGTGACGGTCGTCGAATGGCAGATACGTGCTTGATGATCGGTATTGTTGGTGCCCCAGAACGCGCCGAGCTTGCGGAACAGATAGGCGCCCTCATTCGTCATCTTGGCCGATCCCAGCCAGTAGACGGAATCGGGGCCCGACTTTTCACGAATGGCCGTCAGCTTGTCGCCAATCTCGTTGACGGCCGTCTCCCATGAGACGCGCGTCCACTGTCCGTTGACGAGTTTCATCGGATAGCGAAGCCGCCGCTCGCTGTGGACCAGCTCGCGCACCGATGCGCCCTTGGCACAATGCGATCCGCGATTGATAGGGGAATCCCAACTCGGCTCCTGGCCGATCCAGACCCCGTTCAGCACTTCCGCGGTCACAGTGCATCCGACCGCACAATGCGTACAGATGCTCTTGCGGACGGCCGCCCCTGAGGTAAGCGGACCGGCCACGGCAGCTTCCGCCTTGCGGACGCTGCCAACCGGCAGGGTGCTCAGCGCAGCCAGCGCGCCGCCGGCAAGACCGGAGCGGCGCAGGAAAGTACGGCGATCGAGACCGCCGCCGCCCTGCCCCAACAAGGCCTGCGCAACTGATCCGCGACGGCCAGATTCGGAACGTTGTTCTGTTCTCCTGATCAGCACGGCGGCCTCCTCAAGCAGGATAACGATTGACGCGGTAAAACGCCTTCACGTGATCGGTTTCCTTGTAGCGCGCCTTGCGCTTTTCATCGCTGTTCTCGCTGTCGGCATGCGCGGGCGCGATCAATGGCGTCGCAAGCGTCGCACCGGCACCAACCGCGCCAGCGCCGACCTTGCGCAAGAAATCGCGGCGACCAACTGTCGTTTTCTTCTCGTCCCTCATCGCATCTCTCCCGGACCAGTGCCCCTGGTCAGTTGGCGAAGGTAAAAGCTTCAGCTTCGATTTTCATAAAGACTTGGCCGAGCGTCCCGACCGATTTGTAAAACCTGGCACTCGTTGCCCGCTCCATGTCGGCGAACATGCGCCCCATCCACGAGACGATGTGCTTCTCGAAGAACGCGCGCTGGCTTGCTTCGGATGCCGGGAAGCGGCCAGCTGCAAATCCAGCCATGATCTCGCACAACGTGCCTGCATGATCCTCGGGTTCGAAATTGTTCTCGACGCGCTCGATGCCGAGTGCGGCGAGGTCGTCGCGAAGACGGGAAAGCGGGCGTTCGTTGAGAAAGCCGGTCAGATAGTAGGAAGCATAGGGCAACAGCTCGCCGCGCCCGAGACCGACGAACAGATCGAAATATTCGCGCTCGACACCGGTGGTCACGACCTCCGATGCGGCCTCAGCCAAGGCGGCATGGGCGCGACCCAGCGGCGTTGCGTCGCCGCGCAGATGCGCGATCTCACCAAGCAAAGCGTTCGACGGCGGACAGGAAAGCAATACGGCAAGCAGTTCGTATTCCCGCGCGCGAGCGGCGTCGACGGGATCGACATCATTGTCTGGCAACGCGGGCTCGCTATAGAAATCGGGACGAAGTTGTTGACGCGGTACGCCGGTCGCGGTCTCCACCGCAATCACCCTTCCAACAGGCACTCTGTTCCAATTTGAAACGGACGGCTGCGCAATGCCAATTTTGCGGGCAAGCTGAGCAACGCCGCCTGCCGCATTAATGGCACGATCTAGGCCCGCATCACGCATGTGGACCTCCCATCCCAGGTGCCAAGCGCTTGATATCCCTTTACTTGGAAGAATTCTAAACGCGGGTTCCCGAGTGGTCAATCGCTAGGTATAGTTTGAAACTATAACATTTCGTCGCAAGCTAACGAGGCCGCGCACCGCCATGTGTGCGGCGCCGAACGGAAGGCTCCTCACTGTCGCTTGTCTCTGCGGTCGACGGGTGCGATGCAGCAGAACTTGTCGCCGGTTCGGCCGGCGTGGACTCCTCCGCCGTACTCGGCGCGCCTATCGCTTCCGTAGGATTCGGCTCTTTCGCGGGATCGCGCCCGGAAGAAGCCAGGCGCCCGACTTCCTCGACCTCTCCGGGTGGCTCCAGGAGCGCCTCGGCGGCCTTCTTCGCACCTCCGACGATCCGGTCGACGAGCCCACGAAGCTCCGCCTCTGAACAGTCGAGCGGTCCGAATCCAGGCATCGCATTCGGATCGTTGAAATCCCAGGCGTTCTCAGCGAGGCCGATAAAATCCCGTATGGCAGGATCCGCGGTCCAGGCGCGACGAAGCGCCGCACGGCTCAATTCCTGTGGAATGCCTTTGCGGAGGAAAGCCGTGATGTCCGTGCCGGCATCGATCGAATCGATTGGCGGCAAGTTCGATAGATCGACCTCCGGCGCCCCCGGGTCTTCAACTGCATTCGTGGGAGGGGCCGGGCTGGGCGCCTGCGTCGGCTCGGCCGGCTGCAAAGCATCGTTGCCAGCCCTCGTCTCCCGCTTTAGGCGAGACCAGCGCGCAAGGAATTCCTCGTCGCTCATTCGTGCCCGCCTTCCTGATGACGCCGCGCGAGCGCTTCCGGATCTGCGCGACCCAGCTTTCGCTTGACGAATTCTCGTTCGACGTGGTGCTCGCCAATGAACTTTTCAATCGCCTCGCGAAACACTTCGGGCATAGGCACCGCTTCGACAAGATTGACGCCTGCTATGGTGAAGGCCTCTCCTTCCGCAGGATCGGCGGTGACCGCCGAAACTACGTAGGGCCACTCCCCCTCTGAAGGGCTCAACACGACCCAGACGCTGGGCGAGCGGGACGCAAGATTATCTCGATAGCGCTCCGTTTCGGAACGGTAGAGATCGACCGTGGCGCTGCCGGCATAATAGATCGCCGTCTCATCCTGCTTGCGCAGAAGCGTCCACGGCTTCATCTCGGGTTCATCCGGCAAAACGCCGATGCCGCGCCAGACGAAATCAATCCATGGGGAATCAGCTTTGTGGCGTTCGACCACGACGCCTACGGGAATGCGCAACAAGGGTGTCGCGGAGGGGCTCAAGTTAAAACCTCCAGGTACTTGATCAGTAATCCCGTACCGATTTCTCGGGACCATTCGGTCATTGCCATGCCGGATCCTCCATTTGGTGACCGCTCACGTGACCTTCGCAGTCGCCGCAAGCGGCAGCCCCGCGACCAGATTTTGCGGCTTTAATCTCACCACCTTGTCCGCGCCCATGGCGAGGATGAGGTAGACCGGCCTGTCGGCAACCCGCTCATCCACCAGCCGAGTGTCTTCGAAGCTCAGGCGCATCAGGGCCACGATGCGCTCGGCGACGCCGTTCTCAAGCCGCTCGCCGCGCCACAGCGCATTGCCGATCCGCGTCGCGTCGCTGTCGAGACCAACGAACCAGCGCCAGTCGCGATCCTCGATCGAGGCGATGGTTTCGACGCTGACGGTAACGCCGAGCAGATGGCCAATCCAGCGCTCGATGACCCGGCACAGCCCGGCGCGCGCCTTTGCATTGCCGCCGAGATTCATGACCATCGCATGCGCGTCCGACCGCGACCAGTAGGTCCACGCATTTTCGTCGTCCATCACGTCCATCTCGCCGAAGGACTTCGGCTGTTGCAGCATGGCCGTGAGCGGCGATGAATGCAGATCATGCTGGGCATGCTGCTCCGCCTCGATCACCTCCGCATCGGCCAGCAGCAACGTGCCTTCATGAAAGGCAGCCAACTGGCTCCGATAGAACAGCTCCGCTGCGCGCAATATATAGGGGTCGTCGCAGCCTTCGAGGGCGTTGCGCAGGATCAGGTGGCACAGTTGCGACAGAAAGATCGGCGGCAGGTCGCCGGCCCCTTTACGGGCCAGCGCGACATAGACCGCCTCGAGCGACGGCGCCGCCATCAGCCGGTCGCGGAAGTTCATCATGAAGGACCAGTTTTCGCGGGCGTCGGCATCGGCAAGCCGGGCGATGTCCGCGCTGGAGATCGGGCGCAGCGGGTCGGCCATCAGGCTCGCATGCAGATCGCGCTCGGCCTCGCAGGCATCCGCCGGCGGCATCAATTCGGGCCGCGCCAGATAGGCCATGATGAGTTCGGGCGTCGCCACCAGCCCACCATGATCGGCGCGGCGCGTGAGGTGGTGGCCCGAGGCGACCCAGAATTCTCTCATGTATGATCCGTCGTCTTGCGGCCGGTCCCGATCAGCCCGAGAAGATCGACCTCTTCCTGCGGTTCAACGTCGCCTTCGACCTCATGGAAGGTAAAGGCGCTGGCATGGGCGTGCAACCGGTCGGCATCTGCGGCAACCGGGCGCGGCTTCAGGGTACGAAAGCGTTCGCGGATTTCGCCGTTTTCGACGCTGCGCTGCACGGCAAGCAGCGTCTGCGGCGGATGTTCGCACAAGGAAGCTGCGAACGCGATCTCCTCCTCGGCCGCAAGGCGCGCGGCGTCGGCATCGGGCGCACCGAATTTTTCCAGCAACTGCCCGGCGAGCCGCTCGATCATTCCCTGCCGCTCCGCTTCCGTCGCTTCGGTGACGATGGCAAGGGTCGACCATCCGAGACTATCGATCCCGAGAAACCCCGAGCGCAGCGCCACGCGCTGCTTCTGGCCGAGCGTGGCCGGATCCCGGTTCCAGAAAACGAACGCGCCGGAAACCGCCCATTCGCCGGGTTCCGCCGCCCGCTCGAAAACAAAGGTATCCGACGGGTCCAGCCTGATGGTTCGCGGAAATTTCAGCATCTCCGCCTCATCCTAATTTCGGACCACGCGCTTGTGGATCATACCAGGCGGCGCGTCCCAGCGCATCCACGAGACTGCTCCGCTCCGGCGCTCCACTGCCAGCCGGCAGGCTAACCAGAAGATCGCCGTTGACATCGATGCCCCGTCGCTCGCCGGCCTTGCGTTTGGGCAGCCGCTCCAGATAGTCCCGCGCGATCGCCTCGAAGCCGCGCTCCTTCCAGCGGTCGAACGCGGTCATGAGGTGGCGGGCGAAGCTTTCGATGATCGCGTCGGTATCGACCAGTTCGAAACCTTCGCTCAACAGGGACACGCCCGAGGCCGCCTGCACCTCCGGAAGATGCGCCATGGCGGCGGCACGCAGGATCACGCCGAAAACGAGCCATGCCGGTATGTCGTCTTCGGTGCATTCAGCCGGCCAGCCGAGTCGCCCGCCGCCAAGCAATCCCGCGTCAAACCTGATCGCGTCGGGCCAGTCGAAACTGACCTCCCGTTCCGGCGGACAATGGGCGGCAAGCGCATCGGCCACCGCATTCATGCCGGCAAAAAACGCCCGGCGCGCCGACTTGAGTGGCTCGTCGGGTTCAAGGACCACCGCGAACTCGACCAGGTCGTAGCGGCGAACCCAAACCAGCGTCCCGGCCCCCGCCTCCGCCGCAATCTCGCAAGCATGGGCGAAGGCATCGCCGAGCTCACGCAACGCGACCAAAGTATAACCGGGTGGCAAATCGAGCGTCTGTTCCTTATCTCTTGGACGAACGATCACGAGCGGTTAATTCCTAATTGCTCCATGAGCCGCTTGTGTATGCTATCCCACGCAAGTTGGCCACGCGAGCGGCCTTTGTATCTTGCAGATATCCGTCCGAGCGGTTACCGCAGAACCGTAGGGATGAAGCAACAACCCGCTTGATGCTCCGGGTTCAAGGTATTTCAACATGAGTGCGGCGACATCTCGCCTCCTTGTTTGCAGTTGCGAGAAGACCATGCCGATCGATGCGGAAGCGATCGGCCGTGGCTGCACGGCCAAGGTCGGCCAAGCAAACCAGCTCTGCGGGCTCGAACTCGACCGCTTCAAGGAGGCGCTTGCTGGCGGCGCGCCGATCACGGTTGCCTGCACTCAGGAAGAGCCGCTGTTTCGGGAAGTCGCGGAGAATTCTCCGGAAGCCCAGCTCACCTTCGTCAACATCCGCGAGACCGGCGGCTGGTCGAAGGATGCCGCGGCTGCCGGTCCGAAAGCAGCCGCGCTGATTGCCGCGGCGGGCGAAGACATGCCGCCGATCTCATTGGTCACGCTCGAGAGCAGCGGCGTTGCACTGATCTATGGCCGCGACGAGATTGCCATCGAGGCGGCGCAACGTCTCGCCGATCGTTTGGACATCACCGTGCTTCTGACCAGGCCCGGAGATGTGGCACCACGCCGCACGAACGAATTTCCCGTGCTCAAGGGCACGATCCGCAATGCAAGCGGACATCTCGGGCAATTCGAGCTTGCGATCGACGACTACGCGCTGCCCTCCCCCTCCTCGCGCGCAAAACTCGTGTTCGGGCCTTCGCGTAACGGCGCCACTTCCACCTGCGATCTGATCCTCGATCTCTCCGGCGGCACGCCGCTGTTTCCCGCGCATGAACTGCGCCCCGGCTATCTGCGCGCCGATCCGCGCGACAAGGTCGCGGTCGAACGCGCGATTGCGGATGCCGGCGGCCTGGTCGGCACCTTCGATAAGCCGCGCTTTGTCAATTTCGAGCCGTCGCTTTGCGCGCATTCGCGCTCGTCCATCACCGGATGCACACGCTGTCTCGATCTGTGTCCGACCGGCGCGATCACGCCGAACGGGAACGCAGTCGCAATCGATGCCAATGTGTGCGCCGGCTGCGGCTCCTGCGCATCCGTATGCCCGACCGGCGCGGCCTCCTACGCGCTACCAAGCGCGGACGCCCTGATGCGCCGGCTGCGGACGCTGCTGCAGACTTACCGCAAGGCGGGCGGAAGCGCCGCCGTGGTATTGTTTCACGACGGCGAACACGGCGAGGAAATCATCGACGCCCTGGCGCGGTTCGGCGAAGGCTTGCCGGCCAATGTGCTGCCGCTGCGCGTCAACGAGGTGACGCAGATCGGGCCGGAACTCCTCGCGTCCGTTTTCGCCTATGGCGGCAGCGGCGTCGCGCTGCTGACGCGCGCCAGGCCCCGCCACGACATCACGGCACTTCGCCGCGCGGTCGAGACGTCGGATCGGATCGTTAGCGCGCTTGGCTTCGGCACCGGCATCATCCAGATCATCGAGACCGACGATCCTGACCAGTTGCGCGCCTTGCTGGATGCCGCACCTCTCGGCGTCGCAACGCAAAAGCCCGCCGGCTTCGTGCCGCGCGGAGCGAAACGCGGCGTGCTGGAAACGATTTTTCGCGAGCTTCACCTCGCCGCGCCTACGCCCGTCGAGGTCGTGCCGCTGGCGCCGGGCGCGCCCTTTGGCACCGTGAACCTGAATGTCGAAGGCTGCACCCTCTGCCATGCCTGCGTCACCGCCTGCCCGACGGGCGCGCTTTCAGACAATCCCGACCGCGCGATGCTGCGCTTCACCGAAAGCCTCTGCGTGCAGTGCGGCCTTTGCCAATCCACCTGCCCCGAGAAGGTTATTGCCATCGAACCCCGTCTCGACTTCCAGGCCTGGAACACCCCACAGCGCGTGCTGAAGGAAGAAGAGCCGTTCAATTGCATCGCCTGCGGCAAACCCTTCGGCACCAAGAGCTCGATCGACCGCGTGCTGGCAAAACTCGGCGAGAAACACTGGATGTTCCAGGGCGCCAATGCCAAGCGGCTCGACGTCATCAAGATGTGCGCAGATTGCCGCGTCGAAGCGGTGGTGAACGAAAGTTTCGACCCGCATGCGGCGCCGCAACGCCCGCCGGTCATGTCGACGGAAGATTATTTGCGCGCGCGCGATGTGAAGAAGGACGATCCGCTTGGATCGTGAGCAGCCTGTGTCCGCCACCCAAACTGATCTCAAGGCACGTGCGACCTCGAAAGCCGCCGGCATTCCCGGCGTCAAGCATGTCATCGCTGTCGCCTCCGGCAAGGGCGGCGTCGGCAAATCCACCACCTCCTGCAACCTCGCGCTCGGCTTTGCCGCGCTGGGGCTGAAGACCGGTATTCTCGACGCCGATATCTACGGTCCGTCGCAACAAAAACTGTTCGGGCTGCGCGGCAAGCCGCGCCAGCTCGGCCCGCGCATGCTGGAACCATTGGAGCGATTCGGCGTCCAGGTGATGTCGATCGGCTTTCTGGTCGAGGAAGACAACGCCATGATCTGGCGCGGACCGATGGTGATCTCGGCCATCACGCAGATGCTTCGCGAGGTGGCGTGGGACGACCTCGATATTCTCGTCGTCGATCTGCCACCCGGCACCGGCGACGCGCAGCTCACCATGGCGCAACAGGCGCCGCTCGACGGCGCCATCATCGTCTCGACGCCGCAGGACCTCGCCCTGATCGACGCACGGCGCGGCATTGCGATGTTTCAGAAGGTCAGCATCCCGATCCTGGGCGTGATCGAAAACATGTCGAGCTTCTGCTGTCCGACCTGCAACCACGTCACGCCGATCTTCGGCCATGGCGGCGCGCGGATGGAAGCCGAAAGCCGCGGCGTTCCCTATCTCGGCGAAATTCCGCTCGATATGCAGATCCGCCAGACCTCCGACGATGGCCGCCCGATCGTCGCCGTCGAGCCCGACGGCGTCCACGCCAGGCATTACATCGGCATTGCGCGCGAGATCTGGACCGCGATCGTCACCGGCGCGGCGCACCGGCCGCCGCCGCGCATCGTCATCGAGTAGACGCGGCGCGAGTAACTCACGGACTCATGAAGACCGGATTGATCCGCTCTGCTCCACCGACAAGGCCGAGCGTTCGCAGCTCGTCGCGGTGCAGATCGATCATGAGGATCGACAGCACCAGGCAAAGAGCGGCAGCAACGTAGATCAGAAGTGGCGAGGCCGATCTATTGGCCGCATCGCGCTGCGCAGCCGTCCGCTCTCGGGAATAGCTCCAGAATGGAGCCAGCAGAGCCCGCAAAGCTGAGAGCATTCGGACCGTTCTTCGTTGCATCGCGCCCTGAGCCTAGATCGGCCCTGGGCCAATGTCGAGATTTGGGCAGAGGCCATCGTGCCACACCTGCAGGCAGGCGTGGCGGAAGCCGACCTGTGAACTAACGGGCCTCTTCGAAGCCGCCGAGCGCCGCGGTGAGGTTGGCGCCGAGAATATCGGACAGATAGCCGCCCTCCTGAACGAAAACGGTCGGAAGACCCAATCGGGCGATCGCGGCGCCGATGCGCCGGAAGCCGGCCGTCGTCACCGCGAGGCCGGCGAGCGGGTCGTGCTCCGAGGCATCGAGGCCGAGCGCCACCACCAGCGCGCCGGGCGCAAACGCGCGGATGGTTTTTTCCGCCTCGCCGATCGCCTTTATGTAGTCGTCGTCCCCGGTGCCCTTCGGCAACGGGATGTTCAGATTGGCGCCGAGGCCGGCGCCCGCGCCGCGCTCATGGGCATATCCCCAGACGAACGGATTGAAGAAGACGGGATCGGCATGGATCGAGACCGTGAGCACATCGGGCCGTTCATAAAAAATGCCCTGCGT from Bradyrhizobium sp. AZCC 1693 encodes:
- a CDS encoding DUF3306 domain-containing protein, which translates into the protein MSDEEFLARWSRLKRETRAGNDALQPAEPTQAPSPAPPTNAVEDPGAPEVDLSNLPPIDSIDAGTDITAFLRKGIPQELSRAALRRAWTADPAIRDFIGLAENAWDFNDPNAMPGFGPLDCSEAELRGLVDRIVGGAKKAAEALLEPPGEVEEVGRLASSGRDPAKEPNPTEAIGAPSTAEESTPAEPATSSAASHPSTAETSDSEEPSVRRRTHGGARPR
- a CDS encoding DUF6352 family protein, with the protein product MREFWVASGHHLTRRADHGGLVATPELIMAYLARPELMPPADACEAERDLHASLMADPLRPISSADIARLADADARENWSFMMNFRDRLMAAPSLEAVYVALARKGAGDLPPIFLSQLCHLILRNALEGCDDPYILRAAELFYRSQLAAFHEGTLLLADAEVIEAEQHAQHDLHSSPLTAMLQQPKSFGEMDVMDDENAWTYWSRSDAHAMVMNLGGNAKARAGLCRVIERWIGHLLGVTVSVETIASIEDRDWRWFVGLDSDATRIGNALWRGERLENGVAERIVALMRLSFEDTRLVDERVADRPVYLILAMGADKVVRLKPQNLVAGLPLAATAKVT
- a CDS encoding twin-arginine translocation signal domain-containing protein; amino-acid sequence: MRDEKKTTVGRRDFLRKVGAGAVGAGATLATPLIAPAHADSENSDEKRKARYKETDHVKAFYRVNRYPA
- a CDS encoding DUF3305 domain-containing protein, yielding MSPSATPLLRIPVGVVVERHKADSPWIDFVWRGIGVLPDEPEMKPWTLLRKQDETAIYYAGSATVDLYRSETERYRDNLASRSPSVWVVLSPSEGEWPYVVSAVTADPAEGEAFTIAGVNLVEAVPMPEVFREAIEKFIGEHHVEREFVKRKLGRADPEALARRHQEGGHE
- a CDS encoding molecular chaperone TorD family protein, with translation MRDAGLDRAINAAGGVAQLARKIGIAQPSVSNWNRVPVGRVIAVETATGVPRQQLRPDFYSEPALPDNDVDPVDAARAREYELLAVLLSCPPSNALLGEIAHLRGDATPLGRAHAALAEAASEVVTTGVEREYFDLFVGLGRGELLPYASYYLTGFLNERPLSRLRDDLAALGIERVENNFEPEDHAGTLCEIMAGFAAGRFPASEASQRAFFEKHIVSWMGRMFADMERATSARFYKSVGTLGQVFMKIEAEAFTFAN
- a CDS encoding DUF6505 family protein; translated protein: MLKFPRTIRLDPSDTFVFERAAEPGEWAVSGAFVFWNRDPATLGQKQRVALRSGFLGIDSLGWSTLAIVTEATEAERQGMIERLAGQLLEKFGAPDADAARLAAEEEIAFAASLCEHPPQTLLAVQRSVENGEIRERFRTLKPRPVAADADRLHAHASAFTFHEVEGDVEPQEEVDLLGLIGTGRKTTDHT
- a CDS encoding formate dehydrogenase subunit alpha, translating into MLIRRTEQRSESGRRGSVAQALLGQGGGGLDRRTFLRRSGLAGGALAALSTLPVGSVRKAEAAVAGPLTSGAAVRKSICTHCAVGCTVTAEVLNGVWIGQEPSWDSPINRGSHCAKGASVRELVHSERRLRYPMKLVNGQWTRVSWETAVNEIGDKLTAIREKSGPDSVYWLGSAKMTNEGAYLFRKLGAFWGTNNTDHQARICHSTTVTGVANTWGYGAMTNSFNDIRNAKTQVIMGGNPAEAHPIAMQHLLEGKELQKANFIVIDPRMTRTAAHATEYVRMRPGTDIPILYGMMWHILKNGWEDKEFIKQRVYGFDELREEVEKWNPEEVERVSGVPGEQLKRVAKMFATEKPATLIWAMGQTQKTVGTANVRASCIALLMTGNVGKAGAGANIFRGHDNVQGATDVGLDIVTLPFYYGLVEGAWKHWSRVWEVDYEFLKSRFDSKQIMETPGIPLTRWFDAVTLPKDQVAQKDNVRAVFVQGHASNSITRIPESLNGLKALELLVIADPHPTTWASLSVEAGRKDGVYILPVATQFECKGSRVASNRSLQWGEQIVKPIFESKDDLEIIYRMAQKLGFADKMFKNIKVENNLPEAEDVLREMNRGSWSTGYCGQSPERLKAHMKNQAKFDMLTMRAPKDDPEVGGDYYGLPWPCWGSPEVKHPGTPLLYNTNLAVMDGGGTFRPRFGVEREDKLPDGSTRKVSLLADGSYSKDSGIQDGYPEFTLASLKKLGWDTDLTEAEMAVINKVNPANPDAVSWALDLSGGIQRVALKHGCVPYGNGKARMNAFGLPDPIPVHREPIYTPRVDLVAKYPTRPDAKQFRVPNIGFSVQKAAVEKGIAKQFPLILSSGRLVEYEGGGEETRTNPWLAELQQDMFIEISPADAAERGIKDGGWVWVTGAESNSKAKMKALVTERIGKGVAWMPFHFGGWFAGKDLRDAYPKGTDPIVLGESANTITTYGYDPATGMQEPKVTLCQIAAA
- a CDS encoding 4Fe-4S binding protein: MPIDAEAIGRGCTAKVGQANQLCGLELDRFKEALAGGAPITVACTQEEPLFREVAENSPEAQLTFVNIRETGGWSKDAAAAGPKAAALIAAAGEDMPPISLVTLESSGVALIYGRDEIAIEAAQRLADRLDITVLLTRPGDVAPRRTNEFPVLKGTIRNASGHLGQFELAIDDYALPSPSSRAKLVFGPSRNGATSTCDLILDLSGGTPLFPAHELRPGYLRADPRDKVAVERAIADAGGLVGTFDKPRFVNFEPSLCAHSRSSITGCTRCLDLCPTGAITPNGNAVAIDANVCAGCGSCASVCPTGAASYALPSADALMRRLRTLLQTYRKAGGSAAVVLFHDGEHGEEIIDALARFGEGLPANVLPLRVNEVTQIGPELLASVFAYGGSGVALLTRARPRHDITALRRAVETSDRIVSALGFGTGIIQIIETDDPDQLRALLDAAPLGVATQKPAGFVPRGAKRGVLETIFRELHLAAPTPVEVVPLAPGAPFGTVNLNVEGCTLCHACVTACPTGALSDNPDRAMLRFTESLCVQCGLCQSTCPEKVIAIEPRLDFQAWNTPQRVLKEEEPFNCIACGKPFGTKSSIDRVLAKLGEKHWMFQGANAKRLDVIKMCADCRVEAVVNESFDPHAAPQRPPVMSTEDYLRARDVKKDDPLGS
- a CDS encoding biotin/lipoate--protein ligase family protein: MIVRPRDKEQTLDLPPGYTLVALRELGDAFAHACEIAAEAGAGTLVWVRRYDLVEFAVVLEPDEPLKSARRAFFAGMNAVADALAAHCPPEREVSFDWPDAIRFDAGLLGGGRLGWPAECTEDDIPAWLVFGVILRAAAMAHLPEVQAASGVSLLSEGFELVDTDAIIESFARHLMTAFDRWKERGFEAIARDYLERLPKRKAGERRGIDVNGDLLVSLPAGSGAPERSSLVDALGRAAWYDPQARGPKLG